AAGAAAAAATAGTACCGCAATTCGATAAGATTGACAAACACCTGGATAAATTTTTTAAGGGTTTCGAGATCAGGGTTAAAGAGGAACCAGCTAAGAAATAGAGTAAGGGAGGATTGAAACAAACTTGACACCGTCCAGGTACAAAAATATAATTCCTCAAGATCAATTAAAACTTGGGGGTGTCATAATGACAGGAACTATAAGATGTAACAAATGTAAGAAAAAAATGGACGGTGTGTGTGAATGCGGGAATTACAAATGTTTTGTGTCGATTTATTGGCATGGTGAATATCTCAATTTCAGAAAGGACGATCAGGGTTATGTGTTCACCTATGACAAGGCAAAAGATAAACTCATCGAGATCAATCACGCAATCAAAAAAGGAGAGTTTAATCCGGAAGATTGCAGTGATGAAAAGGTTGCTGAAAGAAAGTTTGAAAACATGATTGAAAAATGGCTAAACCAGAAAGAACAGGAGGTAAACTCAAACGAGTTGTCACCGGAGACGTTGCGACCCTATCGGTCGTATAGTCGCAATTATTACTCATTCTTTAATGGGTATGACGTAAGAGAAATAGATTTTGAACTATTAGAACATTTCAAGGATCATCTACCAAACGCACTTTCGTTAAAGATGAAAAGAAATATTTTAAGTGCACTTCACGTTTTCTTTGTCTGGCTCAGAAGGAAGGGAACAATAAAAGTATTTCCAGTGTGGCCTGAGATAAAAGGTAATGATTCAAAACCAATGGTGGCTTTGGATTTAGAAGAGCAAATGGAAGCACTGAAACGCATACCGGTAGAGCATAGAGACATTTACAGTTTTCTCATGGAAACAGGACTAAGACAGGGCGAAGCTTGCGCATTGAAG
This DNA window, taken from Syntrophorhabdaceae bacterium, encodes the following:
- a CDS encoding tyrosine-type recombinase/integrase; protein product: MTPSRYKNIIPQDQLKLGGVIMTGTIRCNKCKKKMDGVCECGNYKCFVSIYWHGEYLNFRKDDQGYVFTYDKAKDKLIEINHAIKKGEFNPEDCSDEKVAERKFENMIEKWLNQKEQEVNSNELSPETLRPYRSYSRNYYSFFNGYDVREIDFELLEHFKDHLPNALSLKMKRNILSALHVFFVWLRRKGTIKVFPVWPEIKGNDSKPMVALDLEEQMEALKRIPVEHRDIYSFLMETGLRQGEACALKVKDIDMKNGNALIRRTWRGPKLAETTKGKNKRWIPLSDTAFEIAKRNIEGKLSETFLFINPVTGRGYKQECLRKRWRRHSGFDVTLKEATRHSFCTQIAEGGMCNTLQAQELMRHSDLRSTQKYFHGSIEKMKGIVNNRGKVIPMNKTMKIEMG